ACCTATGGGCAAGAAGACGCGATGTATTCCGGCAAGTTCAAGAGCAATATCGTAATCCTGCCCAAGAAATTGAATATTCCTGATAAGATTTACAGCCTGGTTCTGCCTTGGGTCTACCGCAAGGAGCTTAAGGATGCTGATATCTACAAGACCAATCAGATGCAGGGGGCCTGGTCGGCCATCATCGCTCGCTATCTTTTCGGCAAGAAAGCGGTGGTGCGTTGCGGCTACCAGTGGTCGCAAGCCTCGATCGGTTGGAAAATAGGACCCATCAAAAAAGTCTTGATATATCTGCTAGAGCTCATAAGCTATCGATTGGCTGATAAGGTTTTTGTGACCACTGGTTTAGCTCGGGATTACGCGGTTAAAAGATATAAGTTAAAAGAAGGGAAGATCAAGGTCGTGCCGAATTATATCGATGTCGACCTTTTCAAGCCGCTCGGCTTAGCCAAGCAGCCTCGCAGCATGATTTTTATCGGCCGGCTCGAGAAGGAGAAGAACCTGCTCAATCTTCTTGAGGCTCTGGAGGGGCTGGATGTGGAATTGGATATCTATGGCAAGGGTGTTCTAAGGGAGAAATTGGAGAGCGTGGCTAAGGAGAAGAATCTGCGAGTCAATCTCAAGGGCAACCTGGCCAATAATCTGTTGCCCGAAGAAATCAATCGCCATGAGATATTCATATTGCCTTCATTATATGAAGGCAATCCCAAGGTTCTACTCGAGGCTATGGCTTGCGGTTCGGCGGTGATCGGCGCCAGGGTTCAGGGCATAGAGAACTTGATCGATCATGGACGGAACGGCCTGTTGTGCGAGACGGATTCCGCTTCAATCCGCCAGTCGGTTATCGAAATGCTTGGTGATGAGACGCGGCGACAGCAGATGGGTGCGGAAGCAGCCAAGTTCATTTCGGAAAACAACGCCCTTGATGTCATCCTGAAAAGCGAGCTGACAGAATATAATCTATTATTACAAAAATAAATGGTTTATTTCGACAAAAAAAATAACCGGCTGGTTATGGTCGAGAATCGCGCCGATTCCGATTATTGGGACAGCCATTGGGAAACCAGTCAACTGGAGAATAAGATAAAAGAGGGTTTGAGGAACCGCATCGTCAAGAAAAACACCAAAAGATTCCTGCCGTCCGGCGGCCGCATCATCGAGGGCGGCTGCGGCATCGGCCAGCTGGTCTACGCGCTCGGAGAGTGGGGCTATGATGCTTACGGCGTCGATTATGCCGAAAAGACCATCAAGAAAACCAAGGAGCTGATGCCGGAATTGAAGATCGAAATCCAAGACGTCAAGAAGATGGGTTTTGCGGACAGTTTCTTTGACGGATATTGGTCACTCGGGGTGATCGAGCATTTTTATGACGGCTTCGATGATATAATTTCCGAGGCGGCCAGGGTGGTCAAGCCGGGTGGGTATCTTTTTCTGACTTTCCCGCACATGTCCTTGCTCAGGAAAATCAAGATCAAGTTCGGCGGCTACCGTGCACTGCCGGATATCTTTGAGAAAGAGAGTTTCTATCAGTTCATGCTGGACGGGCGGTCGGTCCAGACCAAAGTCGAGAAACACGGCTTCGAGCTGGTGATGCGGCAGAATTACGGAGCGATCAAGGGCATCAAGGACGAAGTTCCGGCGCTCAAGGTCTTCTTGCAAAAAGTGCATGATGGCAACGATCTCGTCTCGAAAATAATCAGGCGGCTTATCGCCTTGCTGTTCGATCGTTCGGCCGGACACATCACCCTTTTAGTTTTCAAAAGGAAATAAGATTCTTGGAAAATTTTATTGGTAAGCAATCTTCGTTGGTCCGGCTTCCGGCATGGCTTTTCCTGCTTAGACGAGTACGTATGCGCTATAAAAACCATGCCGGAAGCCGGATTAGCTCAGGGGATTATTAAAATATTATAAAATAATATGCCCAAGGTAAGCGTCATCATGAGCGTCTATAACGAAAGCCGGCACCTGTCTCAGGCGATCGAGAGCATTTTGACGCAGGATTTCAGGGATTTTGAGTTTCTGATTTTCAATGACGGCTCGACTGATGACTCGGGAAAGGTGATCAAGCAATACGCCGACAAAGATCAGCGCATAAGATATAGCGAACAGGGAAACATCGGCCTGACCAAGACCCTGAACCGGGCGTTGGCTCAAGCTGAAGGCGAATATATCGCCCGGATGGATGCCGATGACGTTTCGCTTCCTGGAAGGCTCTCCCGCGAGGTCGAATATCTGGACAAACACCCCGAAACCGCCGTTGTTTCCGTCTTTGCCGACGTCATCGATGACCAAGGTGAAAGGATAGGCGAACATCGTCCAGGCCTTTCCGATAAGGAGGTCAGAAGCTTGATCTTGTTTTCCAACCAAATCAACCACCCAGCGGTCATGTTCCGCAAGAGCGTGGTTGGACAGGTGGGCGGCTATGACGAGCGATATACCTATGCCCAAGATCTCGACTTGTGGCTTCGCGTCATGGAGAAGCACCAAGTCTGCAATTTGCCTGAGGTTTTGCTGCTTTGGCGCAAATCCGACAAGGCTCTAGGCGTCAAGCATTATGAAAGGCAGAAATATTTCGCCCGCAAGGCCCGCTTGGCCGCCATCAGGCGCGGGCAGTATCCGGCGTATATGGCCATTGCCGTCTATTGGCTGGACTTGAGGCGATTCGTGCCGGAAGGCGTTAAGAATTTTTTTAAAAAAATAGTATCGAAGTAGCTTTATGAAACTATCAATCATCATCACCTGTTACAACGAAGCCCGGACGATCAGGGAAAATCTGAGCAAGGTTGAAGCCGCCAGCTTGCCCGAAGGCACGGAAAAGGAAATAATCATCGTCGACGATTGTTCGACTGATGGATCGAAGGACATGCTGAAGCCGATCGAGGAGCGCCATCGGGTCATCTATCATGAGAAGAATACCGGCAAGGGCGGAGCGATCCGTACCGGCTTGGCTGTCGCCAGCGGTGATTATATCGTCATCCAGGACGCCGACTTGGAACTCGACCCCAACGATCTCCAATCTTTGATGAAACCCCTCCTCGAAGGCAAGGCTGACCTGGTTTTGGGATCGAGATTTTTGGACCGGCCGATGAATTTTTATAACAAGAGTTATCTGAAGTATTTTTTGGCCAATCGCGGCATCACTACGGCCTTTAATTTCCTATATTTTATCTGGTTGACTGACGTGAACTGCGGCTACAAGATGTTTATCTCTAAGATTGGCAAAAATTTGACATTCGAGGCCAATAGCTTCGATATCGAGGTGGAGATTCTTGCTAAAGTCATTAAAGGCGGTTATCATATTAAAGAGGTTCCGGTGTCTTATAATCCTAGGAATCTGGAAGAAGGCAAGAAAATCAGGCTCAAGCATGCCTTCATGATGCTGAGCCGGATGCTCAAATGCCGATTTAATTAAAACCAATTAGGCTACTATTTATGAAGATTCTAATCACAGGAGGACTGGGTTTCCAGGGATCTCACCTGACCAAGCATTTCTTAGACAAAGGACATGATGTTACGGTCCTGAATACCTACAGCGAACATTCGGAAAACCACTTGGATGCTTTAGCGGCTAAGCCGCGCGTGGTTTGGGGTAGCGTGACGGATAAAGAACTGGTGCGCAAGACGGTTCGCGATCATGATGTTATCTTTCACTTGGCCGCCAATATCAATGTCGATGAATCGATCAAGTTGCCTTACTCCTTCGTGGATGTGAATGTCTACGGCACGATGAATGTGCTGGAGGCGGTCAGGGAATTCGGCGGGCGCTTGATTTACGCCAGCACCTGCGAGGTTTATGGCGTTAACCCGGGGATGGATCTTCTGAACGAGGACGCCCCATTGAAGCCGCACAGCCCATATGCCGCCACCAAGGCCGCCGCTGACCGCCTGTGCTACGCTTATTTCAAGACTTACAATCTGGACGTCGCCGTAGTACGTCCTTTCAATATTTTCGGTGAAGGGCAGAAGGATGGCCAATTCGGCGCCTTGATTCCGATCATGGTCAGGCGCGCTTTGCATGGAGAAAATCTCCAAGTCTTCGGCAGCGGCTCGCAGACCAGGGATTACATGTATATCCAGGATCTGATTTCGGCTTACGACATGGTGATGGAGACGCAGAACTCGGCCGGACAGGTCTACAACTTCGGCACCGGCGTCGAGACCTCGGTCCGCGACATCGCCGAGTATATCGCCAAGAAAATGGGTGTGACCGTCGAATACACCAACTCCCGCCCGGGCGAGGTTTCCCGTTTCTGTGCCGACCTCACCAAAGCCAAGGGCCTGGGATTCACCGCCAAGTTCACCATCTGGGAGGGTATTGATAATTATATCGCTTGGAAGAAAGTCCAGAAGAACAAGGCCTAACCGTTGTCGTCTTATGAAAAAACGGTATCTATTTTCGCTTTTTTTTCTCGCTATAGTTTTCCAATTCTTTTATAGCCTTTATTATCCGGCCAACCAGCCGGATAATCCTTGCCAACTCGGTTCCGAGTATTTTTTGGTCAAGGATCTAGAAAAGATAAAGAACGAATATAATGCCAGCAGCGGCGATCTTTCAAAGACCGATAAATTCTTCAAGACATTCCCGGATTATCGAGTCATCTGCGATTCTATGTCCTACGTGCTCCAGTCAAGGAATTGGCCGGAGTCATACAAAGAGCGCAGCCTGTACGTCGATCACCCGCTTTATGACATTTTCGCCACGCTGATACTCTCTCCTTATCGTCTTTTCGTTGGCGTGCCGAGTTATGCCATCGTCTTCGGTTCGCTGATCGCTGCGAATCTTTTGATGCTTTTCGCGGCTGTGTGGTTTTTCTATGAACTGACGGCAAGATTTTTCAGCAACAAGGTCGCGGCCACCAGTTCGCTGCTTCTGATTTTTTCCCCCTTTGTCCACACGATGGTTACCCAGCCGACCAGTTCGGGTATGATGGAAATTTTTGTCGTAGCCGCCAGCTTGTGGCTGTTTTTCGATTACGCGAAGAAACCGAGTTGGAGAAAGCTAGCGGTGAATTCATTGCTTTTCGGCAGCTTGATGCTCGGGAAGCAGATATTCGCCCTATCGCTATTCTTTATCATCATCGCCCTTAAGCACAAGAAGATTAAAGAAGCGGCAGCCTTCATGTTCCTGCAGTTGGTACCCACTGCCTTGTGGGCCATTTATGTCAAACTCGTTCTCGGAGTAAGTTTTTATTCGGCCAACGTCACCGGTTATGAGCAGGGATCGTGGTTTCTTAAAGTGAAGTATTGGGAGCTTTATAAGATGTCGAATATCGTGCTGAGCGCATTGCCCAACTTTACTATCACGTTGCTGTTCGGTTTCTTGGTTGTTCCTGTGGTCCTCTCGGTTTATGGTGTCTATAAGATGGAAGACAAGAAAAAAGCATTTTATTATTGGACTTTCTTGCTGTCTTTCTTGGCCCTGTTTTTCGCCATGAAATATTATCGCCCGTCGCTTTCTTTCCTGGTTTATCCGGCGATCTATCCGACCGCCGTCTTGGGACTTGCAGAAGTCCGACGCTTGGCAGCCAAGCGTAGCGAACTGGCGGGCAAGGTCATTTATTATGGCATCTTAATCGCATTGATCTTTTTTTCCAGCCTCAATGTCTACAAGCTGGGGGTCTGGGATCTGGTCTTGTAATATAATTAACTAGAATAAAATAATGAGAAGAACATCCGCTAGACAGGTAATCGATTTCTTATCTTTCCCATTCAGGGCGCCGTTGCTCATCGAGGATGATTTTTGGTGCTTTTCCTCGATCATGACGGAGAGATATGATTACGTCGCCCGGGAGGTCAGGGGCAACTGTTTGGACGTCGGCTGCGGCAAGTTCAATAAATTCATCGTGCAATTCCTGGACGGAAAGGGTGTCGGCATCGATGTCTTCAAATATGAAGGGTTGACCGACGAGAATGTCGTGGCCGACCTGACCAGTCTGCCATATCCTGACGGCACCTTTGACAGCGTGACTTTCATCGCCAACATCAACCATGTCCCGCTGCGTGACCGTGACAAGGAGCTGTCAGAGGCTTACCGTTGTTTGGCGCCTGGCGGCAATATCATCATCACTATGGGCAACCCGTTGGCGGAAATTCTGGCGCACAAGGTCGTCCATCTGCGCGACAAGATATTCGGATCGACTTGCGATGTTGATTCGATCAGAGGTATGGATGAGGAAGAGGAATATTATCTTTTGGATAAGGAAATCATCGAAAGGATGGAGAAGGCGGGCTTTACCAAGATCAAGAAAAAATATTTCTTGACCCAGTGGGGCTTAAATCACATGTTCATCGGCTGGAAGTGATTAATCAGTAAAGAGGTTGGCGTATATGGCTGCCCATCGGCTGGCGCAGCTGACAATCGAATATTTTTGAGCGTCGATCCGCGTGGCTTCGCCATAAGTTTGGCGCAGCCTGGCGTTTCGGTAGAGTTCAGACATTGCATCGGCGATGGCGGCTTCACTTTCGGGCGGGATCAGTATCCCGCTTTTTTGATTACTGATCAGTTCGGCGTTAGAAGGGATGTCAGAGGCGACTATTGGCAGACCGGCGGCCATGGCCTCGATCAGGGCCACTGACATGCCTTCGTAGAACGAGGGCGAAATGAAAACATCAAGAGAGGCGAGTAACATCGGAATATCGTTCCGTCTGCCCATGAACGCTATCTGATCAGTTATCCCAAGCTCCTCCG
The genomic region above belongs to Candidatus Falkowbacteria bacterium and contains:
- a CDS encoding glycosyltransferase family 4 protein, which gives rise to MKLALFFTNGVSLKTWEKVGMFDREVKPYNRLAESFEKIYFVTYGQEDAMYSGKFKSNIVILPKKLNIPDKIYSLVLPWVYRKELKDADIYKTNQMQGAWSAIIARYLFGKKAVVRCGYQWSQASIGWKIGPIKKVLIYLLELISYRLADKVFVTTGLARDYAVKRYKLKEGKIKVVPNYIDVDLFKPLGLAKQPRSMIFIGRLEKEKNLLNLLEALEGLDVELDIYGKGVLREKLESVAKEKNLRVNLKGNLANNLLPEEINRHEIFILPSLYEGNPKVLLEAMACGSAVIGARVQGIENLIDHGRNGLLCETDSASIRQSVIEMLGDETRRQQMGAEAAKFISENNALDVILKSELTEYNLLLQK
- a CDS encoding class I SAM-dependent methyltransferase, with translation MVYFDKKNNRLVMVENRADSDYWDSHWETSQLENKIKEGLRNRIVKKNTKRFLPSGGRIIEGGCGIGQLVYALGEWGYDAYGVDYAEKTIKKTKELMPELKIEIQDVKKMGFADSFFDGYWSLGVIEHFYDGFDDIISEAARVVKPGGYLFLTFPHMSLLRKIKIKFGGYRALPDIFEKESFYQFMLDGRSVQTKVEKHGFELVMRQNYGAIKGIKDEVPALKVFLQKVHDGNDLVSKIIRRLIALLFDRSAGHITLLVFKRK
- a CDS encoding glycosyltransferase; this translates as MPKVSVIMSVYNESRHLSQAIESILTQDFRDFEFLIFNDGSTDDSGKVIKQYADKDQRIRYSEQGNIGLTKTLNRALAQAEGEYIARMDADDVSLPGRLSREVEYLDKHPETAVVSVFADVIDDQGERIGEHRPGLSDKEVRSLILFSNQINHPAVMFRKSVVGQVGGYDERYTYAQDLDLWLRVMEKHQVCNLPEVLLLWRKSDKALGVKHYERQKYFARKARLAAIRRGQYPAYMAIAVYWLDLRRFVPEGVKNFFKKIVSK
- a CDS encoding glycosyltransferase family 2 protein, whose amino-acid sequence is MKLSIIITCYNEARTIRENLSKVEAASLPEGTEKEIIIVDDCSTDGSKDMLKPIEERHRVIYHEKNTGKGGAIRTGLAVASGDYIVIQDADLELDPNDLQSLMKPLLEGKADLVLGSRFLDRPMNFYNKSYLKYFLANRGITTAFNFLYFIWLTDVNCGYKMFISKIGKNLTFEANSFDIEVEILAKVIKGGYHIKEVPVSYNPRNLEEGKKIRLKHAFMMLSRMLKCRFN
- a CDS encoding NAD-dependent epimerase/dehydratase family protein; translation: MKILITGGLGFQGSHLTKHFLDKGHDVTVLNTYSEHSENHLDALAAKPRVVWGSVTDKELVRKTVRDHDVIFHLAANINVDESIKLPYSFVDVNVYGTMNVLEAVREFGGRLIYASTCEVYGVNPGMDLLNEDAPLKPHSPYAATKAAADRLCYAYFKTYNLDVAVVRPFNIFGEGQKDGQFGALIPIMVRRALHGENLQVFGSGSQTRDYMYIQDLISAYDMVMETQNSAGQVYNFGTGVETSVRDIAEYIAKKMGVTVEYTNSRPGEVSRFCADLTKAKGLGFTAKFTIWEGIDNYIAWKKVQKNKA
- a CDS encoding glycosyltransferase family 39 protein, whose translation is MKKRYLFSLFFLAIVFQFFYSLYYPANQPDNPCQLGSEYFLVKDLEKIKNEYNASSGDLSKTDKFFKTFPDYRVICDSMSYVLQSRNWPESYKERSLYVDHPLYDIFATLILSPYRLFVGVPSYAIVFGSLIAANLLMLFAAVWFFYELTARFFSNKVAATSSLLLIFSPFVHTMVTQPTSSGMMEIFVVAASLWLFFDYAKKPSWRKLAVNSLLFGSLMLGKQIFALSLFFIIIALKHKKIKEAAAFMFLQLVPTALWAIYVKLVLGVSFYSANVTGYEQGSWFLKVKYWELYKMSNIVLSALPNFTITLLFGFLVVPVVLSVYGVYKMEDKKKAFYYWTFLLSFLALFFAMKYYRPSLSFLVYPAIYPTAVLGLAEVRRLAAKRSELAGKVIYYGILIALIFFSSLNVYKLGVWDLVL
- a CDS encoding methyltransferase domain-containing protein, with amino-acid sequence MRRTSARQVIDFLSFPFRAPLLIEDDFWCFSSIMTERYDYVAREVRGNCLDVGCGKFNKFIVQFLDGKGVGIDVFKYEGLTDENVVADLTSLPYPDGTFDSVTFIANINHVPLRDRDKELSEAYRCLAPGGNIIITMGNPLAEILAHKVVHLRDKIFGSTCDVDSIRGMDEEEEYYLLDKEIIERMEKAGFTKIKKKYFLTQWGLNHMFIGWK